One genomic window of Prinia subflava isolate CZ2003 ecotype Zambia chromosome 27, Cam_Psub_1.2, whole genome shotgun sequence includes the following:
- the LOC134562427 gene encoding olfactory receptor 6M1-like, with amino-acid sequence MGPENGTAVTEFILEGFPELDARLQLFFSGVLLLMYLTTVMANATIIFLVCVHHHLQTPMYFFISNLAFLEIWFTSSTSIKLFVMLSCGQNSLSLSSCFAQNYFYFALGCTEFVLLVVMAFDRYAAICHPLLYTAIMKPQLCVRLVVAAWVLGFALLSYRLLFLSELSFCGSKIPHFLCDNSPLFKLSVSDTSLLWKTDSVFLSCVVLGSLCLTLTFYICILSCVLHLPAASGRRKALTTCSSHLITLSIAYGSCIALYTCPAEDVSLRTNKIVALLNTVLYPFLNPFIYSLRNKSVILALNKTIARTRTKLFP; translated from the coding sequence ATGGGACCAGAAAATGGAACAGCAGTTACTGAGTTCATCCTAGAGGGTTTCCCAGAGCTTGATGCAAgactgcagctatttttctctGGGGTCCTTCTGCTCATGTACCTGACAACAGTGATGGCGAATGCAACCATCATTTTCCTTGTGTGTGTGCATCACCACCTGCAAACGCCCATGTACTTTTTCATCAGCAACCTGGCCTTCCTGGAGATCTGGTTTACATCCTCCACAAGCATCAAACTGTTTGTGATGCTGAGTTGTGGCCAGAACAGTCTCTCACTAAGCAGCTGCTTTGCCCAGAACTATTTCTATTTTGCTCTGGGCTGCACAGAGTTTGTCCTGCTGGTTGTCATGGCCTTTGACCGCTATGCTGCCATCTGCCACCCTTTGCTCTACACTGCCATCATGAAGCCTCAGCTCTGTGTCCGCCTGGTTGTTGCTGCTTGGGTCCTGGGCTTTGCCCTGCTGAGCTACCGGCTGCTCTTCCTCTCTGAGCTGTCTTTCTGTGGCTCCAAGATCCCCCATTTCCTTTGTGACAACTCCCCCTTGTTCAAACTGTCCGTCTCTGATACCAGcctgctttggaaaacagaCTCTGTCTTCTTATCGTGTGTTGTGCTGGGTTCCTTATGTCTGACTCTGACATTTTACATTTGCATCCTTTCCTGTGTTCTGCAtcttccagcagcctctgggaggaggaaagcttTGACTACGTGTTCTTCCCATCTCATCACCTTATCCATTGCCTATGGGAGCTGCATTGCTCTCTACACGTGTCCTGCAGAAGATGTTTCCTTGAGGACCAACAAAATTGTAGCTCTGCTGAACACAGTCCTGTACCCATTCCTAAATCCATTCATCTACAGCCTTCGGAACAAATCTGTGATCCTGGCCCTGAACAAAACCATTGCCAGGACAAGAACAAAGCTTTTCCCCTAA